From a single Caloenas nicobarica isolate bCalNic1 chromosome 12, bCalNic1.hap1, whole genome shotgun sequence genomic region:
- the LOC135993652 gene encoding olfactory receptor 14J1-like has protein sequence MSNSSSITQFLLLAFTDTRELQLLHFWLFLGIYLAALLGNSLIITTIACDQHLHTPMYFFLLNLSLLNLGFISTIVPKSMANSLWDTRAISYPGCAAQLFFYFFSATAEFSLLTVISYNRYVAICKPLHYGTLLGSRACVHMAAAAWASGFLNALLHTANTFSLPLCKGNALDQFFCEIPQILKLSCSDTYLSEVGLIVVSGFLVFMCFVFIMLSYVQIFRAVLRIPSEQGWHKAFSMCLPHLAVVSLFVSTAMFSHLKPPSISSPSLDLLVAVLYSVVPPAVNPLVYSMRNKEIKDSVRKVFEHLLFQHH, from the coding sequence atgtccaacagcagctccatcacccagttcctcctcctggcgttcacagacacacgggagctgcagctcttgcacttctggctcttcctgggcatctacctggctgccctcctgggcaacagcctcatcatcaccaccatagcctgtgaccagcacctccacacccccatgtacttcttcctcctcaacctctccctcctcaacTTGGGCttcatctccaccattgtccccaagtccatggccaattccctctgggacacaagggccatctcctacccaggatgtgctgcacagctctttttttattttttctctgctacaGCAGAGTTTTCTCTCCTCACCGTCATATCCTAcaaccgctacgttgccatctgcaaacccctgcactacgggaccctcctgggcagcagagcttgtgtccacatggcagcagctgcctgggccagtgggtttctcaatgctctgctgcacacggccaatacattttcactgccactctgcaagggcaatgccctggaccagttcttctgtgaaatcccccagatcctcaagctctcctgctcagacacctacctcagtGAGGTTGGGCTTATTGTTGTTAGTGGCTTTttagtttttatgtgttttgtgttcatcatgctgtcctacgtgcagatctttagggccgtgctgaggatcccctctgagcagggatggcacaaagccttttccatgtgtctccctcacctggccgtggtctccctgtttgtcagcacgGCCATGTtttcccacctgaagcccccctctatctcctccccatccttgGACCTGCTGGTGGCagttctgtactcggtggtgcctccagcagtgaacccccttgtctacagcatgaggaacaaaGAGATCAAAGATTCCGTGAGGAAAGTGTTTGAACACTTACTCTTTCAGCATCATTAA